Proteins encoded within one genomic window of Mycolicibacterium monacense:
- a CDS encoding response regulator transcription factor — protein MTLEVRRTDPPSGVSERRPAVPPVWGTLMLVDPDADIAGRLMNGAAAVGIETTWCDDGVEALLAIGVNPPDVLVLAARTRTVDAARITAAVRSRWDLPILIGSTTADDGTRQALTSGASALIVRPYDVAAIAPFARSAAHRPEPTGARYAAGPIEVNRDGYETRVRGRDVQLTQRELELLVYLIERHGRVASSDEISRAVWGHPADTNTVAVHVRRLREKLGHDPQHGEFIRTIRGAGYRLAPSIYT, from the coding sequence GTGACGCTCGAGGTGAGGCGCACCGACCCGCCGTCCGGCGTGAGTGAGCGCCGGCCGGCCGTGCCGCCGGTGTGGGGGACCCTGATGCTGGTCGACCCGGACGCCGACATCGCCGGGCGGCTGATGAATGGCGCGGCCGCGGTCGGCATCGAGACAACATGGTGCGACGACGGCGTCGAAGCGCTCCTGGCGATCGGGGTGAACCCGCCGGATGTGCTGGTGCTCGCCGCGCGCACCCGCACCGTCGACGCGGCCCGGATCACCGCTGCGGTACGCAGCAGGTGGGACCTACCCATCCTGATCGGCTCGACCACCGCCGATGACGGCACCCGGCAGGCGCTGACCTCGGGGGCGTCGGCGTTGATCGTGCGCCCCTACGACGTCGCCGCGATCGCGCCGTTCGCGCGCAGCGCCGCTCACCGGCCGGAGCCGACAGGTGCCCGGTACGCGGCGGGCCCGATCGAGGTGAACCGGGACGGGTACGAGACCAGGGTGCGGGGGCGCGACGTGCAGTTGACCCAGCGCGAACTCGAATTGCTCGTCTACCTGATCGAACGCCACGGTCGGGTCGCCAGCAGCGACGAGATCAGCCGGGCGGTCTGGGGACATCCCGCCGACACCAACACCGTCGCGGTCCACGTACGCCGGCTCCGGGAGAAACTCGGGCACGATCCCCAACACGGTGAGTTCATCCGCACCATCCGCGGCGCGGGATACCGGCTCGCGCCGTCCATCTACACGTAG
- the phoU gene encoding phosphate signaling complex protein PhoU, with protein MRTAYHEQLGALTDQLGEMCGLAGGAMERATQALLQADLVLAEQVISDHDQIATMSARAEEAAFVLLALQAPVAGDLRAVVSSIQIVADVDRMGALALHVAKIARRRHPQHVLPEEVNGYFAEMGRVAVELGNAAQEVLETRDPEKAARIQEEDDAMDDLHRHLFTVLMDREWKHGVTAAVDVTLLSRFYERFADHAVEVARRVIFQVTGAYPTEEVIPTPR; from the coding sequence TGCGGACCGCGTACCACGAGCAACTAGGGGCTCTCACCGATCAGCTCGGGGAGATGTGTGGCCTGGCCGGCGGAGCGATGGAACGCGCGACCCAGGCACTGCTGCAAGCCGATCTGGTGCTCGCCGAACAAGTGATCTCCGACCACGATCAGATCGCCACGATGAGCGCACGGGCCGAGGAGGCCGCGTTCGTCCTGCTGGCGCTGCAGGCGCCCGTCGCGGGCGATCTGCGCGCCGTGGTCAGCTCCATCCAGATCGTCGCCGACGTGGACCGGATGGGCGCGTTGGCGCTGCACGTCGCCAAGATCGCCCGCCGCCGTCATCCGCAGCACGTGCTGCCCGAAGAGGTCAACGGCTATTTCGCCGAGATGGGCCGCGTCGCAGTGGAACTCGGCAACGCCGCACAGGAGGTGCTGGAGACCCGCGACCCCGAGAAGGCGGCCCGCATCCAGGAGGAAGACGATGCGATGGACGATCTGCACCGTCACCTGTTCACCGTGTTGATGGACCGGGAGTGGAAGCACGGCGTGACCGCGGCCGTCGACGTGACGCTGCTGAGCCGGTTCTACGAGCGCTTCGCCGACCATGCCGTCGAGGTGGCGCGCCGGGTCATCTTCCAGGTCACCGGTGCGTACCCGACCGAAGAGGTCATCCCGACACCACGCTGA